In Acidobacteriota bacterium, one genomic interval encodes:
- a CDS encoding PmoA family protein, whose amino-acid sequence MSRSNPPGLSVPLLCLAVLSAPAFAAEDDPMIELTRRGGDRVLITVDGEPFTEYRPGGEADGGGHLPYLYPVLGPGGQALTRNWPMSELEGEERDHPHHRSLWFAHGAVGLADGGKRYDIWNGRDGSAIVHQEIVTVESGTAGVLCTANSWVDPGGDEMLREERTMTFRAGAFDTGQAWRAIDFDVRLRAGDRDIVLGDTKEGTMAIRVAATLRHQGERAAGSMRNSEGVEGVDVWGKRAAWVHYTGPVDGKRVGIAIFDHPENFRHPTWWHARAYGLFAANPFGVHDFEKAEKGTGDWTIGAGGELRLRYRLLFHDGEVSPERLDGELRRYATD is encoded by the coding sequence ATGTCACGCTCCAACCCACCCGGACTTTCCGTTCCGTTGCTTTGCCTGGCGGTTCTCTCCGCGCCGGCGTTCGCGGCGGAGGACGATCCGATGATCGAACTCACCAGACGAGGTGGCGATCGCGTCTTGATCACCGTCGACGGCGAGCCCTTCACCGAGTATCGCCCCGGCGGCGAGGCCGACGGCGGCGGCCACCTGCCGTACCTCTACCCGGTCCTCGGACCGGGAGGGCAGGCGCTTACGCGCAACTGGCCGATGTCCGAGCTGGAAGGGGAGGAACGGGACCATCCGCATCATCGCTCACTCTGGTTCGCTCACGGCGCGGTGGGCCTGGCGGACGGCGGCAAGCGGTACGACATCTGGAATGGCCGCGACGGCTCGGCCATCGTCCATCAGGAGATCGTGACGGTGGAGTCCGGCACGGCCGGGGTGCTGTGCACTGCGAACTCCTGGGTCGACCCGGGCGGCGACGAGATGCTCCGCGAGGAACGGACGATGACCTTCCGCGCCGGTGCGTTCGACACGGGTCAGGCCTGGCGGGCAATCGACTTCGACGTCCGGCTGAGGGCCGGCGACCGCGACATCGTCCTGGGCGACACGAAGGAAGGCACGATGGCCATCCGCGTCGCGGCGACCCTCCGCCACCAGGGCGAGCGCGCCGCTGGCTCGATGCGGAACAGCGAAGGCGTCGAAGGCGTGGACGTATGGGGCAAACGCGCCGCATGGGTCCACTACACCGGCCCCGTCGACGGCAAACGGGTCGGCATCGCGATTTTCGACCACCCGGAGAACTTCCGCCACCCGACCTGGTGGCACGCCCGCGCCTACGGCCTGTTCGCGGCGAATCCCTTCGGAGTCCACGACTTCGAGAAGGCGGAGAAGGGCACCGGCGACTGGACGATTGGGGCCGGAGGCGAGCTGAGGCTGCGGTACCGGCTGCTGTTCCACGATGGCGAGGTGTCGCCAGAGCGGCTTGACGGCGAGCTACGGCGTTACGCAACCGACTAG
- a CDS encoding GMC family oxidoreductase — protein sequence MKQTSDTKTWDAVVVGSGATGGWAAKVLAEAGMEVLMLEAGRAFDPEKDFRQHTLPHEMEFRGRPDPRNELLQRRHRQSYCYACTQVNADFFIDDVDNPYTEAPGTHFNWIQGNVVGGRSIMWARQSYRMSDYDFRAASLDGYGMDWPISYADLAPYYDRIERYIGVNGRNEGLEILPDGEFLPPMAFTCGEVMLKETLAEKFNRPMTIGRNAVLTRRHNNRDMCHYCGWCHYGCQTNSYFNSPQTTLVDCEATGRFTLVPDAAVIKVDMQAGDLASGVTYVDKNTDQTREAKADIVVLCASTLASTRILLNSAEGGLANESDCLGRYVMDHIYATGVRGVLEARAGAQPERANRPNGIYIPRFQNLKDPATKNPNFIRGYGYQGGENITTWQHGNGIPGFGADFKNAVQSSTVSTIGLGGFGEILPRPENRVTLDPEVTDKWGVPVLQMNTTLGSNEYAMVQDIIEEGRAMLEALGCTNITQNTEPAPLGSGIHEVGTARMGDDPKTSYLNQYQQSHTIRNLFVMDGSCYVSIGCVNPTLTMMALALRSSEYLLDQHKRGELA from the coding sequence ATGAAGCAGACCTCCGACACGAAGACCTGGGACGCGGTCGTCGTCGGCTCGGGCGCAACCGGCGGCTGGGCCGCCAAGGTTCTGGCCGAGGCCGGAATGGAGGTGCTGATGCTCGAGGCGGGCCGCGCCTTCGACCCCGAGAAGGACTTCCGGCAACACACCCTGCCGCACGAAATGGAGTTCCGCGGGCGGCCCGACCCGCGCAACGAACTCCTGCAGCGCCGCCACCGTCAGTCGTACTGCTACGCCTGCACCCAGGTCAACGCGGACTTCTTCATCGACGACGTCGACAACCCGTACACCGAGGCCCCGGGCACCCACTTCAACTGGATCCAGGGCAACGTCGTCGGCGGCCGCTCGATCATGTGGGCCCGGCAGTCGTACCGGATGAGCGACTACGACTTCAGGGCCGCGAGCCTCGACGGCTACGGCATGGACTGGCCGATCAGCTACGCCGACCTCGCGCCGTACTACGACCGGATCGAGCGCTACATCGGCGTCAACGGCCGCAACGAGGGCCTGGAGATCCTGCCGGACGGCGAGTTCCTGCCGCCCATGGCCTTCACCTGCGGCGAGGTGATGCTGAAGGAGACCCTGGCCGAGAAGTTCAACCGACCGATGACGATCGGCCGCAACGCCGTCCTCACACGCCGGCACAACAACCGCGACATGTGCCACTACTGCGGCTGGTGCCACTATGGCTGCCAGACGAACTCCTACTTCAACTCGCCGCAGACGACGCTCGTCGACTGCGAAGCGACCGGCCGGTTCACGCTGGTGCCGGACGCCGCCGTCATCAAGGTCGACATGCAGGCCGGCGACCTCGCCTCGGGCGTCACCTACGTCGACAAGAACACGGACCAGACCCGGGAGGCCAAGGCCGACATCGTCGTGCTCTGCGCCTCGACCCTGGCCTCGACTCGTATCCTGCTGAACTCGGCGGAGGGCGGCCTCGCCAACGAGAGCGACTGCCTCGGCCGCTACGTGATGGACCACATCTACGCGACCGGGGTGCGCGGCGTCCTGGAAGCGAGAGCCGGCGCTCAGCCGGAGCGCGCCAACCGGCCGAACGGGATCTACATCCCCCGCTTCCAGAACCTGAAGGACCCGGCGACGAAGAACCCCAACTTCATCCGCGGCTACGGCTACCAGGGCGGCGAGAACATCACGACCTGGCAGCACGGCAACGGCATACCCGGCTTCGGCGCGGACTTCAAGAACGCGGTCCAGTCGAGCACCGTCTCCACGATCGGCCTCGGCGGCTTCGGCGAGATCCTGCCGCGGCCGGAGAACCGGGTCACGCTCGATCCGGAGGTGACCGACAAGTGGGGCGTGCCCGTACTGCAGATGAACACCACCCTGGGCAGCAACGAGTACGCCATGGTCCAGGACATCATCGAGGAAGGCCGGGCGATGCTGGAGGCGCTCGGCTGCACAAACATCACCCAGAACACCGAGCCCGCGCCGCTGGGTTCGGGGATCCACGAGGTCGGCACCGCGCGCATGGGCGACGATCCGAAGACCTCGTACCTCAACCAGTACCAGCAGTCCCACACGATCAGGAACCTGTTCGTGATGGACGGGTCCTGCTACGTCAGCATCGGCTGCGTCAACCCAACCCTGACCATGATGGCGCTAGCGCTACGTTCGAGCGAGTACCTGCTCGATCAGCACAAGCGGGGAGAACTGGCATGA
- a CDS encoding gluconate 2-dehydrogenase subunit 3 family protein, giving the protein MSKRTTRRNVLAAGAGAFGYATLQAEPIRAAIPAVAAYQAEGSTWTPRLLNPAQGELLATLCEHILPRTDTPGARDAAVHEFIDLELSLADGDEQLAALGGLDWIDRRAQQLHGSSFVGLGAARQIDMLREISDEHEAHPSELVAGAAFFSDLKRRTLFAFYTSKVGRTEALGLPDRVRVERFRGCQD; this is encoded by the coding sequence ATGAGCAAGCGGACGACGAGGCGGAACGTCCTGGCGGCCGGCGCCGGCGCGTTCGGCTACGCCACGCTGCAAGCCGAGCCGATCCGCGCCGCGATCCCCGCGGTGGCCGCGTACCAGGCCGAGGGATCCACCTGGACGCCACGGCTGCTCAACCCGGCCCAGGGCGAACTGCTCGCGACCCTCTGCGAGCACATCCTGCCGCGCACGGACACTCCGGGGGCGCGGGACGCGGCCGTCCACGAGTTCATCGACCTCGAACTCTCGCTCGCCGACGGCGATGAACAACTCGCGGCGCTAGGCGGTCTCGACTGGATCGACCGTCGCGCGCAGCAACTCCACGGTTCGTCCTTCGTCGGTCTCGGCGCGGCCCGCCAGATCGACATGCTGCGCGAGATCAGCGACGAACACGAGGCGCACCCTTCAGAGCTCGTCGCCGGCGCCGCCTTCTTCAGCGACCTGAAGCGGCGCACCCTGTTCGCCTTCTACACGTCGAAGGTGGGCCGCACCGAAGCCCTCGGGCTACCGGACCGCGTGCGCGTAGAGCGTTTCCGCGGCTGCCAGGACTAG
- a CDS encoding dienelactone hydrolase family protein — protein MCDDTTNAENARYLQGKRLTRREFGAVSAGAGLAVLLPRPADAQSVSESEIEITTPDGVCDSYFVHPASGAHPGVLIWPDAFGLRPAIRQMATRLAESGYSVLAVNQYYRTKKAPIAEGTNFAELRETLRPLMQSLSPETNVTDARAFVSFLDSQDSVDQDRKMGTMGYCMGGPMTMRTAAAIPDRVGAGASFHGGGLVTDRPDSPHLLVEKMTAHYLFAIAENDDQRQPEAKDVLRETFEAAGLPAEIEVYEGAMHGWCPPDTPVYHEAQAERAWSRLLALFDRALA, from the coding sequence ATGTGTGACGACACAACCAACGCCGAGAACGCCAGGTACCTGCAGGGCAAGCGCTTGACCCGCCGGGAGTTCGGTGCCGTCTCGGCCGGGGCCGGGCTGGCGGTGCTGCTGCCGCGGCCGGCCGACGCCCAGAGCGTCAGCGAGTCCGAGATCGAGATCACGACCCCCGACGGCGTCTGCGACAGCTACTTCGTCCATCCCGCGAGTGGCGCCCATCCGGGCGTCCTGATCTGGCCCGACGCCTTCGGCCTGCGGCCCGCCATCCGGCAGATGGCCACGCGCCTCGCCGAATCGGGCTACTCGGTCCTCGCGGTCAACCAGTACTACCGGACAAAGAAGGCCCCCATAGCGGAGGGGACGAACTTCGCCGAGTTGCGCGAGACGCTGCGGCCGCTGATGCAGTCGCTGAGCCCGGAAACCAACGTGACGGACGCGAGGGCGTTCGTGAGCTTCCTGGACAGCCAGGATTCCGTCGACCAGGACCGGAAGATGGGGACGATGGGTTACTGCATGGGCGGTCCGATGACGATGCGGACGGCCGCCGCCATACCCGACCGCGTCGGCGCCGGCGCCTCCTTCCACGGCGGCGGCCTCGTCACCGACCGGCCGGACAGCCCGCACCTTCTCGTGGAGAAGATGACGGCGCACTACCTGTTCGCAATCGCCGAGAACGACGACCAGAGGCAGCCCGAGGCCAAGGACGTGCTGCGCGAGACCTTCGAGGCGGCGGGCCTGCCGGCCGAGATCGAGGTCTACGAAGGTGCGATGCACGGCTGGTGCCCGCCCGACACGCCGGTCTACCACGAGGCCCAGGCGGAGCGGGCATGGAGCCGGCTGCTGGCCCTGTTCGACCGCGCCCTGGCGTAG
- a CDS encoding glutathione S-transferase family protein, whose protein sequence is MITIYHVPRTRSARIIWLCEELGLPYEVVPVDFSPEYRKSAEWRRLNPIGKVPAMTDSDAEGNRFTMIESGAMVHYILERYDEGALEPPPGTPESALLLQWSWFAEASLARPLGDMVHHRILKPEPERIPAVVEDGRARAEICLDAVEAALDGRDYLLGSELTAADIMMGYSLALAQRLGVLDERYPNVVAYMGRLESRPAFQIAFADSERSGPLRD, encoded by the coding sequence GTGATCACGATCTACCACGTGCCGCGCACCCGCTCGGCGCGCATCATCTGGCTGTGCGAGGAGCTCGGCCTGCCCTACGAAGTCGTCCCGGTCGACTTCAGCCCGGAGTACCGGAAGTCAGCCGAATGGCGGCGGCTCAACCCGATCGGCAAGGTTCCGGCCATGACGGATTCAGACGCGGAGGGCAACCGCTTCACGATGATCGAGTCCGGCGCGATGGTCCACTACATCCTGGAGCGCTACGACGAAGGCGCCCTGGAGCCACCACCCGGTACGCCGGAAAGCGCCCTGCTGCTGCAGTGGTCCTGGTTCGCCGAGGCGAGCCTGGCGCGCCCGCTAGGCGACATGGTCCACCACCGCATCCTGAAGCCGGAGCCGGAACGCATCCCAGCCGTCGTCGAGGACGGACGGGCAAGAGCCGAGATCTGCCTCGACGCCGTCGAGGCGGCGCTCGACGGCCGCGACTACCTGTTGGGCAGCGAACTGACCGCCGCCGACATCATGATGGGCTACTCGCTGGCCCTGGCGCAAAGACTGGGAGTGCTGGACGAGCGCTACCCGAACGTCGTCGCCTACATGGGCCGACTCGAAAGCCGGCCGGCCTTCCAGATCGCCTTCGCCGACAGCGAGCGATCAGGTCCCTTGCGCGACTGA
- a CDS encoding DNA adenine methylase, with amino-acid sequence MPIKYLGSKRQFVPLIADIVERLRPAGTVLDLFSGTSRVGAALKRRQYRVLANDYLACGETIARCYVEADGTSEQLRLARLLIDEFNRLSPSAGYFTEVFCEKSRYLQPKNGARVDAIREEIERKDLDPELRAIVLVSLMEAADRVDSTTGVQMAFLKQWAPRASNDLELRLPEIAPRAEAGKGKAHRMDAADAVDVLEADIAYLDPPYNQHSYLGNYHLWESLVMWDKPEHYGVACKRVDCRERKSDFNSKKKFGAAWERVVDRVRARHLLVSFSDEGFIGREEMEAILARRGEVQVIENDYKRYVGAQIGIFNPSGEKVGRVSHLRNREYLYVVSPQKLPEAAARATIGSVAQGT; translated from the coding sequence GTGCCCATCAAGTACCTCGGTTCCAAGCGGCAGTTCGTGCCGCTGATTGCCGACATCGTCGAACGGCTTCGACCGGCCGGCACGGTGCTCGACCTGTTCTCGGGCACGTCGAGGGTGGGCGCCGCTTTGAAGCGGCGGCAGTACCGCGTTCTGGCGAACGACTACCTGGCCTGCGGCGAGACCATTGCCCGCTGCTATGTGGAGGCCGACGGGACGTCCGAGCAGCTCCGGCTGGCGCGATTGCTGATCGACGAGTTCAACCGGCTGTCGCCGTCGGCGGGCTACTTCACGGAGGTCTTCTGCGAGAAGAGCCGCTATTTGCAGCCGAAGAACGGCGCCCGGGTCGACGCGATCCGCGAAGAGATCGAGCGCAAGGACCTCGACCCGGAACTCCGGGCGATCGTCCTCGTTTCCCTGATGGAGGCGGCCGATCGTGTCGACAGCACGACGGGCGTGCAGATGGCCTTTCTGAAGCAGTGGGCCCCGCGTGCTTCCAACGACCTGGAGCTACGGCTGCCGGAGATCGCTCCGCGCGCTGAAGCTGGCAAAGGGAAGGCCCACCGCATGGACGCCGCCGACGCCGTGGATGTGCTCGAAGCGGACATCGCCTACCTCGATCCGCCATACAACCAGCACAGCTATCTGGGCAACTACCACCTCTGGGAGAGCCTGGTGATGTGGGACAAGCCGGAGCACTACGGCGTCGCCTGCAAGCGCGTCGACTGCCGCGAGCGCAAGAGCGACTTCAACAGCAAGAAGAAGTTTGGGGCAGCGTGGGAACGAGTCGTCGATCGGGTGCGTGCGCGACACCTCCTCGTCTCGTTCAGCGACGAGGGCTTCATCGGCCGCGAGGAAATGGAAGCGATCCTGGCCCGGCGCGGCGAGGTCCAGGTGATCGAGAACGACTACAAGCGCTACGTCGGCGCGCAGATCGGCATTTTCAACCCGAGCGGCGAGAAAGTCGGCCGCGTGAGCCATCTGCGGAACAGGGAGTACCTGTACGTCGTGTCGCCGCAGAAGCTGCCTGAGGCTGCGGCGCGAGCGACCATCGGATCAGTCGCGCAAGGGACCTGA
- a CDS encoding PQQ-binding-like beta-propeller repeat protein, with protein MRRPRNGPTGLRAAVSTVVVGFFLLVLSVPVPPAAAEDWPQWRGPGRDGVSTETGLAGRWPAGGPPLLWRIDGLGEGYGTVAVVEGSLYVQGTRDGRSLVFALDASDGSVRWERELGSRLRDGRGNGPRGTPTVAGDSLYALTGVGDLARIRLSDGRVAWQRNILRDFGQRNISWGISESPLIERDWVVVMPGGDGGAIAALDRETGATMWTSTGLTDRAGYSSLIAVDLEDGGDPLRAIVGFTARAGVGVRASDGELLWHYREPANRTANAATPIYADGLVFYTSDYGTGGGALRVRAAGDNVSTSEAWFQSRLRNHHGGVVLHEGHLYGFFGSALACVDFETGETVWRDRSVGKGSLVLADGKLFLLGERHLAGLAEATPDGYVERGRFSLDNRGRPSWAHPVVSNGVLYVRNWDELLAYDASSPRSSRR; from the coding sequence ATGAGGCGACCGAGAAACGGACCGACTGGCCTTCGGGCCGCCGTTTCGACCGTCGTCGTTGGCTTTTTCCTGCTCGTGCTTTCCGTGCCGGTTCCACCGGCCGCCGCCGAGGACTGGCCGCAGTGGCGCGGCCCGGGGCGTGACGGCGTCTCTACCGAGACCGGGCTTGCCGGCCGCTGGCCGGCCGGAGGACCGCCTTTGCTGTGGCGCATCGACGGCCTCGGTGAGGGGTACGGCACGGTCGCGGTTGTCGAGGGCTCGCTCTACGTCCAGGGGACCCGTGACGGTCGAAGCCTCGTGTTCGCCCTCGATGCGTCGGACGGCAGCGTCCGCTGGGAGCGCGAACTCGGCTCGCGGTTGCGGGACGGCCGGGGCAACGGTCCGCGGGGAACTCCGACCGTGGCCGGCGATTCGCTCTACGCGTTGACCGGCGTGGGCGACCTGGCGCGCATCCGGCTCTCGGACGGCAGGGTGGCGTGGCAACGGAACATCCTTCGTGACTTCGGCCAGCGCAACATCAGTTGGGGGATCAGCGAGTCGCCGCTGATCGAGCGCGACTGGGTGGTCGTGATGCCGGGCGGCGACGGCGGTGCGATCGCGGCCCTCGACCGGGAGACGGGCGCCACAATGTGGACCAGCACCGGCCTGACCGACCGGGCCGGCTACTCCTCCCTGATCGCCGTCGACCTGGAGGACGGCGGCGATCCGCTGCGGGCGATCGTCGGCTTCACGGCGCGGGCCGGCGTAGGCGTGCGGGCCTCGGACGGCGAACTGCTCTGGCACTACCGCGAACCGGCGAACCGCACGGCGAACGCGGCGACGCCGATCTACGCGGACGGCCTCGTCTTCTACACCTCGGACTACGGCACCGGCGGCGGCGCGCTCCGGGTGCGGGCGGCGGGCGACAACGTCAGCACCTCCGAGGCGTGGTTTCAGTCACGCCTCCGGAACCATCACGGCGGCGTCGTGCTCCACGAGGGACATCTCTACGGGTTCTTCGGCAGCGCGCTCGCGTGCGTCGACTTCGAAACCGGCGAAACCGTGTGGAGGGACCGCAGCGTCGGCAAAGGCTCGCTCGTACTCGCCGACGGCAAGCTCTTCCTGTTGGGGGAACGCCATCTGGCTGGTCTGGCCGAAGCGACCCCCGACGGCTACGTTGAACGGGGCCGTTTCAGCCTGGACAACCGCGGCCGCCCGAGCTGGGCCCATCCGGTGGTCAGCAACGGTGTGCTCTACGTTCGAAACTGGGACGAGCTGCTGGCCTACGACGCTTCGTCGCCTAGGAGCTCACGCCGCTAG